CTTACAGCCCCTTCTGTTCCccttggaactaccttaaatgttgTAACAAGATACCTGCCCATGCCTCCCAAATTGAAACAATAAAACTGAGTAATAATTTCAGGAGTTAACCAATATATACATAAGGATATATCTTTCCAGATGACTTGTATAttcttttttgtttcttttcaaGGAATACAAAGGACAAGCAAAAAGTGCCACAAACAAGATGCAAGTAACATAAATGGAGAGTGCTATAGTGCATTTTTCAAGAGACCAGATGATTGAACATACAATGCAGCCAACTGCAAATGAGATAGCATAATAATTTGTGCGCTTTGTCTTTAAGTGAATGAATTGAAATGAAACTTAATAAATTGGTTTGATTGTGGTAATTGTATATTCATCATCCATGTTGTCACGATCATATGAAGATCAAATGGCCACAAAAATCCAAACCTTCTCACAGATTTGCAATTTTACCCAAAAACTTTTTAATTTCGTCAATTTACCCTATCTATTTCTCACAATACAGAGTTGCATTACTTACGTAGTTTTTCCATATGCCTTCCCTATCTCGCTTGAGACAGTATCACTCAACTTAGTACAGAAACTGGCTACAAATCCAAGTTCCCAAAGCCGAGAAAATGCCTCTCCCCCTATTCTATTAATCAACAAAAAAGCGCAGAGACAACCAGCAGCACTGGAACCAATCACACTGCCAGGTCCCCTTCTTCCCTTCCTCTTCTCAGCCACTCCCTGGGCTTCCTTTTGCGCCATTTTCACCTTCGTAGCTGCGGTGCCCTGGCAGCACAAAGAATTTAAAAAGGATGCAATCGCTAAGAAAATTACCCTTTAAAGCAGCCAATCGATTAAAATTATTGTTTTCATCGATATGCTCCAAGTCCTATAGTTTCAATTTTGTGCACAGAACAAAATCAAATTcttaacaattaaaaaaattaaccaCATACTGAAACcaagcaaaaataaaataaaataaaacaaacactTAAGACACACGGATATGAACGTAGAGGTTTGGACTCACTATAACGAAATAAGAAGCAACGAGGAGGAACCCAGAAGGCCCAAAAGCGCGCCAAGTGAGAGTGCCCAAAAGAAATGCAGCGCAAATGCCAGATAGAGAAAGCCCAGAGACCAGAATAGGAGAACCCACAGTGAATATCAACAAGTTGTTGAAGAAAGCAGATCGCCAAGTGGGCGGCGATGATTGGATCAAATTCATCGCCTCCGATAGAGCTCCCTGCAAGGAGAATGCTTGGGGTCTGTGGGGCGAAGGCAACATTTTGGGAAATCTAGGACTAGGGGCAGGAGCAGCTAGGGTTTTCTTAAGTGGAATTGGAGATTTGGCGAAGTGAAGAGGAGGGAAGGAACTGGAATTGACGTAAAGAAGAGCGGACAATGCCATTTTTATGTTGTTCCTTTGCGTTTTCTGGAGAGAAGCTCAACGGAAAAGGGTCGCGCGTGGCTCCTGCGTGCTGCCGCCGGAATTTGATCCATGAGTCCTGGACAAATGGGCTCGAGCTCcgtaacccaaaaaaaaaaataaaaaaataaaataaaactctaatttataaatgattattattaaataaattaataaaatgacaATCTAATCTATGATAAAAAAGAATATATTTAAtcctaaaaaaaaatatatttaaaatagcttttaaaaaataaatttaaaataaaacattacaaaaattattataattaatgagATTCGAGTCTCAATATTCAATGTAAAGTGtaagataaaataaataattaataaaaattaaaaatattaatttattttatttatttttaaatttattaattttgaaaaatttattatttaaacctaaactaattatttaatttttttatttcaaattaaaatttttttaaattcaactatttaatcattataatttaaataatataattatataatctctttaatttttaaatttaccaACTATTTAgtcattatttataattattatagttTTTTTGACTAAGTTAATTAACAGAAAAATTGATGAGATAGATTAAGCAGTAACAAATAGGAGAATAAATAGTATATTATTCAAAATATATTAActgaataattattattattattattattattttttatttttttatgaaaggcAGCATTGAGATAAAGGAACCAACAAGGATCcaaataacaaataaaagagaaggTCCCTAAGCATCTTAACATATTCTGGCAAAAAACCATCAGGGTCCGAAAGGCCCACAGCCTGTAAACTTAAAGGTAGAGTCCATGGCTTACAAAAATGGGGTCCTAATAAGCTGCTCAAACCAAACCAAGAGAAAGGTCCAATCAAGCATAACCCCAGCAGCTTGAGAAACATCAAACAAGATGTATAGCCACCTAACAAACAGCGCCTCCTTTACTAAAAACCggttttgaggaagatgaagaccaCGGGAAGCATAAAAGGAGCCATGCATGGTAGAGCCACCATTGGTGGAAAAGCCACCCCCATTATAACGACCCCAGAAACACGAGCAAATAAGGAACTATTATTGTCAACTCCAACAGAGTAGAACCACGGAAAAGTCGAACGATCTGGAAGGCTTGTTAAATCTCCGGCATTCTCAATCTCTTATAGCCTAGGAAATCACCGCATGGCTCCGAAGATATCCTTGAGAATACCAAACCATTAGACTTCGATGATAATGTTAAGATCCACTTGCAAACAACACACGGAATATAAAAGAAAACTATAAATAGAGCAGCAACCAAATAGCCTTTAAAATTATCCTTAAACCACAAAAATCTAGTTACTCTCCAAAACTATTTACATCCCGATCCAATAATGGGGAGGGAACCCAAATCGGGTCGAGGAAGAAGGGTGGCCTTCCCCTGTCTGGAGGGGCAGATAAAGGCCTACAAGCTGCAGAAATAAGGGCTTTACCtaagaaggaaaagaagaaaaattgagAGAAAATTTCTCTCTCTAAAAGGTAGAGTGAGATGGACGTTAACgtttaattgaataattaatttgattaaaacataggaaataaattttaatttttttattaattttttaatattttataattttaacacatttcctttctttttcacttGATCCCAAACAAAAATAGCCTCACTCCATTCAAATAGAACGGAGTGTTGGGCTTAGAAAGCTTTGCCCAGTGGCTCAAATGATCTATTATGGGCTCAACATAATCACTCTAGTCAAGCCCTAACCATAAAATCCTTAAAAAAGAAGAAGGGGAATCATCTTATCCAGTTGTAATTGAAGGCACTAGGCAGAACAGAACCAGAACGATTGGGGAATAGAGAAGCTGAAGTAAGGAGAGAATGTCAATTCTGTGTGTACCATCTTCTATGACgccctcttcttctttatcttctTCGACTACTGCCAGTACAACTCAACCTTATTTTTCTTCTGCAAGCAAGTCCTCCATTACTAGCAGTCCGTTTATTGTGGGGTTCTCTTTGCTAAAATCAAAATCATGTATACGGACGGCGTTTCCTGTTTCTAGCTGCCGCAATTTTGTGGTTCGGTCtcagaagaaggaagaaaaggaCCTTGCTCGTGTACCCCTCGACCAACGTTGGATGTTCGAGGAGTCCGAGCTTAATGGCCCTGTAATTCTAATTcccttttttgttatttttagaTTTTGATTTATTGACTTTGCTTTCAATAGAACTCTCATTTACTCTAAtccttgcattttttttttttgaaatttgcgGAGAAACATGGATGTGATACTGGGTTCATGTTCTGCTCCTAAATGTCGCAATCTTAGTTGGGTTTTGTTTTGTAGGACATTTGGAATAAGACTTGGTATCCTAAAGCTGCAGACCATGTGAACACGGATAAACCCTGGTATGTTGTTGATGCAACTGATAAAATTCTTGGGAGACTGGCATCCACGATTGCTATTTATATTCGTGGAAAGAATTTGGCAACCTATACTCCTAGCGTGGACATGGGGGCATTTGTGATTGTGGTATGTAGTTTTTGtagttatgtgtatatattgcctTCATTGCATTAGCAACGTACATTGACTACTTGCTCTGAATGTGTCAAATATTGCCAATGTGTTATGAAGATAGATCTTGACACATCATTCACTTTCTGCGTTTTTGTGTTTCCTGGTCTCTCTGTCAATTGATTTTGTGTGTATCAAGGGTAATGAAATGCCACTTGATTACAAGCTTTTTTCTGCATATACGGAATTCAAATGGTTCATTCTAATTTAGTTTTAGCTTCAAAGTTTAATCTCATCTGTAATGGTTGGGTGAGCCTATTTTTCTTTATTGAGAGGTCCTGAGTTTTTTTTAATAATCTTGCATTTCTTGTAAGTACCACCTTCTTCAAGTTGGTAGGTGTAAGTTGATCTGAAGGCTGCATGCAGCAATTGAATGTCAAAAAGGTGTTTTAATACAAAAATCTAGGTGCACTATAAGGTGCTATTATTCATTTTAACCATCTGACAACTACTCAACAACTTCCCTGGGTGCTGCTATATTTTGGTGTTATCTCTGGATATTTATTATGATTAGAGGCTTTAAAGTTTTCAACATAGGTGATGTTACAGCTTAGTTTGAGCACTGAACATCCTTGCACAAAATGCATTGTCTTATTTTCACGTGGTTCTGCCTAATTTcataatttgtgataaaaaaaccTTTTCTAAACCATGTGAATAATGTTTTTGTTTTAGTTAGTTGCTCATAATTCTACCTGCTTCTCAAGGTCTGGTCCCTGGGAGGTTTAGTGGGACTTATCTAGTTCTACAAGAGTGTGGGCTGTTGTAATAGGCTTGCAAACATGCATTAGTCACAATTTTAAGTGCATGAAATTCTGAAACTTTTGATCTCAAAAGGTGAATGCTGAAAAGGTTGCTGTGTCTGGGAAGAAAAGGACCCAAAAGCTATACAGAAGGCATTCAGGAAGACCTGGTGGTATGAAAGTGGAGACATTTGATCAGCTACAACAGAGGATTCCAGAAAGAATTATTGAACATGCTGTTCGTGGTATGCTTCCTAAAGGGAGGGTGAGTTCTAAAGTTCTAACTCAGTGATTGTTCATATAATGTACTAAAGgttttcctttttccttcttgTGTGTATATGATGGGCCATTGCAATGTGGTCTAGATTTTTTTCACCAAAAGAGTTCCCTCCCTGCCCCCTCCTGCTTGTCATTTTAGGTGCTATTTCATTCTATAGGCTTACTTTGTTGATTTTATTGTTATGGGGTCTTTTCTTGGATGCATCTTGTGTATGTTGTGCTGTGCCCCCATTCTTTTTTAAGTGAGTTTCCATTGaatgagaataaaaaaaaaatgaaggacTGACAAAATTAGATTTTATCGTTGATGTTATGGAATTCATTCGCTTTTGGAATTTTATGGAATTTTTCTTGCTTTTAGCTTTTCTGTGAGTCTGCTTATTCTGGCATTCCAGACCAAAGCTTTCTGCTTTGTACCAGTCCTTGTGTTCTTGATTAGGCTTGGTGCATGATTATTCCAGTTGGTGTGACATGTTAAAGAACTTAAAAGTGGAAACACTGAGTGTTGAAGTGTGAGTCTCCAAATACAATGGGTTAACTTAGGGAATGTATTGGAGCTGCTAAGCATAATTCAGTTAGTGAATGGTACAATTTGAGCCATTAGGAATAGTGGAATGCCTATGATATGATCTGCTTAGCCAACCAACCAGTGCCAGAAGGTTGAGGATGGATCCACCATGAAGCTAGATGGTTTACCGTGAAGTTAGATGGTTTTTGGATACTTGACTTTTGCAGATTTTATGATGTGCTACTGCTTTGCCATTTTTAAGTTCTTACCCTCTCCCACTTCCTGAGGATGATCTATAATGCAACCATAAGATTAATCTATTGTGATTTGAAGGTTACAAGTTCAAACTGTGGAAACTCTGCACACTGTAAGGGGAAGGTTGTGTACTTTTGACCATCCTCATAGCCTGTAATGCAAGAAGTCTTGTGTACTGACACATTCCTTTTTTATCCTCTTATACAGGTTGTGTGGTTACAGCAGAGTTAGGGGCATAATTTGGAAACAAAATTATTCATGCTGTGAAAAAATTGTCCCACTTGCTTTGCTTGCAAACAATCTATATGCATATATGTGATCTTTTCATGTCTAGGTCTGTTTAGTTGCGCTTGTGAATTAGTATGCATGTATCTTTCCTTTGATCTATTACAATCTCTGTTCTCTCTGTGACCATATATTTGTTATTGTCAAGTTTAATAGATTCTTCTACTCTGTTATGCCTGCATGAATGGGTTTGGTTGCTACACAGTTGAATTACGTTTGATGATAATTGTTTACTGCAGCTTGGTAGAGCATTATTCAACCACCTTAAGGTATACAAGGGCCCGGACCACCCACATGAGGCTCAGAAGCCCATTGAGCTGCCCATAAGGGACAAGAGGATACAAAAGCAGAGATAGATTTGCATCAAGATCTAGCTTGAGATGTCACAAGCAAAGTCTCTGGTCCATATTGATTGCCTTGACAAAATCTATGGTGACGTGGATTTGAGTTCCGTGCCTGGGCTTCCTCCATTCGAGAGCCTGTTCATGCTTGTTTTTTGCCAGTagagaaatttgaaattagagttGCTTGCTTTTGGCTAATAATTGTTGCTGATTCTGAtggaaatttattattattattattatttgtagcTTTCTGTTGTTCAATCTCTATGCACTTTAATCTAAAATGTATCTCACAGAAAATTGAATTCAATAACTTGAAGGAAAGGATTAAATCCTCTGTGACTTTATGGATGAGGAATTGTACTGTGGACCGAGAGCCTAGTTTAGCATATTCTATCAGTGAATTGGGGTCTCTGGTGACTTTGGAGCGGTGGGAAACGTATTGAGTGAAATTTTGCAATTTGATTCATCGGTTGTGTTACATAACAAATATCGCCTTAAACGACTTGCGTTTAAATGATACACCCAAAATATTGTTAGAAAATGTAAACCTAACATCTGCTTCTTTGATTCTCATTGTGGAGTTTTGAACATCTTTTTGAAGATTTTGAGATTCAATTTAACTCGTTtatctaattattaaattaatcccTTTTCTGGGTACttgatcatttatttttatttttaacatttaCTGTAACTTGCTTCCCTCTCCAGTAACAAGAATGGAATACAAAAGTTGATTCCATGTATCAGGAACTCCAGCAAGACACCAATGGCTGCAATCATTCCCCTTTTTTGCCTCGTATCCATAAATGGAAGGGTGGCCATCTTTCCTTAGCTGTGAAAGTGTTGTTATGTCAAGCAATGTAACAGCTATTTTCATCTCACTCAACACTTGTTTTACCACTGTAGCTGCTGGTGGTGAA
The Hevea brasiliensis isolate MT/VB/25A 57/8 chromosome 15, ASM3005281v1, whole genome shotgun sequence genome window above contains:
- the LOC110646934 gene encoding protein VTE6, chloroplastic isoform X1, whose protein sequence is MALSALLYVNSSSFPPLHFAKSPIPLKKTLAAPAPSPRFPKMLPSPHRPQAFSLQGALSEAMNLIQSSPPTWRSAFFNNLLIFTVGSPILVSGLSLSGICAAFLLGTLTWRAFGPSGFLLVASYFVIGTAATKVKMAQKEAQGVAEKRKGRRGPGSVIGSSAAGCLCAFLLINRIGGEAFSRLWELGFVASFCTKLSDTVSSEIGKAYGKTTYLVTTFKVVPRGTEGAVSVEGTLAGLLASILLASIGCFMGEIRAAEAVICVIASQIANFGESIIGASLQGKEGFQWLNNDVVNVLNISMGSILAVLMKQVMLQNFALVNP
- the LOC110646934 gene encoding protein VTE6, chloroplastic isoform X2, which gives rise to MALSALLYVNSSSFPPLHFAKSPIPLKKTLAAPAPSPRFPKMLPSPHRPQAFSLQGALSEAMNLIQSSPPTWRSAFFNNLLIFTGTAATKVKMAQKEAQGVAEKRKGRRGPGSVIGSSAAGCLCAFLLINRIGGEAFSRLWELGFVASFCTKLSDTVSSEIGKAYGKTTYLVTTFKVVPRGTEGAVSVEGTLAGLLASILLASIGCFMGEIRAAEAVICVIASQIANFGESIIGASLQGKEGFQWLNNDVVNVLNISMGSILAVLMKQVMLQNFALVNP
- the LOC110646932 gene encoding 50S ribosomal protein L13, chloroplastic encodes the protein MSILCVPSSMTPSSSLSSSTTASTTQPYFSSASKSSITSSPFIVGFSLLKSKSCIRTAFPVSSCRNFVVRSQKKEEKDLARVPLDQRWMFEESELNGPDIWNKTWYPKAADHVNTDKPWYVVDATDKILGRLASTIAIYIRGKNLATYTPSVDMGAFVIVVNAEKVAVSGKKRTQKLYRRHSGRPGGMKVETFDQLQQRIPERIIEHAVRGMLPKGRLGRALFNHLKVYKGPDHPHEAQKPIELPIRDKRIQKQR